One stretch of Tepiditoga spiralis DNA includes these proteins:
- a CDS encoding ATP-dependent Clp protease ATP-binding subunit: MFDNFTERAAKVFIEAQNEAKNMGHPYVGTEHILLGLLKVGGKYLDIIFKEFDISYNKMKNEITGVVGVNSSQGIIGSPQPTPRAKRIIELAYDESELMGSTRIDAEHLLLGICRESEGIASHILKRLGIKLSEMKQKLSELMLKSNTEDINSLNSNEESEERMRQKQTALRQLEDFGTNLTEKAWKNKLDPIIGRNTEIKRVMEILARRKKNNPVLIGEAGVGKSAIIEGLAIKIASGDVPEILKTKTIFSLDITSLVAGTKYRGEFEKRMKKLIQVLEKTDDIILFVDELHMIVEAGAAEGSSMDAANVLKPALANGTITLIGATTSSEYRKFIEKDPALERRFQKIYVSEPTIDEAIEILNGIKIKYEEHHKVKYTEDAIKAAVNLSVRYITDRYLPDKAIDVIDEAGAKSRLAILTLTKKLKSDLSNIELLEKEKEINLSNNNFDEVEILKKKIEKLRKKYNTAYNKWRKDAETKIIDISEENIAEVIAHWTGVPLKKLETSEMERLLNLEAVLHERVVGQEEAIVSVSKAIRRSRSGLKDPKRPTGVFMFLGPTGVGKTELAKTLAEYMFGNDSSLIRIDMSEYMEKFNVSRLVGAPPGYVGYDEGGQLTEQVRRRPYSVVLLDEIEKAHQDVFNILLQIMDEGRLTDSQGRTVDFRNTIIIMTSNLGSEHINKSKRTLGFVENESAEQQYKDIKGQVMSAIKKEFKPEFINRLDDVVVFHPLNKEEIKDIIKIQIKELSSRMSENNMSLKLNDKSLEYLLEKGYDPIFGARPLKRAIQKYLEDPLSEKILQGKFKVGDKINVSEKNGKLIFRKTVSKSKVAKI, translated from the coding sequence ATGTTTGATAATTTTACCGAAAGAGCTGCAAAAGTATTTATTGAAGCTCAAAATGAAGCTAAAAATATGGGACATCCCTATGTTGGAACAGAACATATATTACTTGGACTATTAAAAGTTGGCGGTAAATATTTAGATATAATCTTCAAGGAGTTTGATATTTCATACAATAAAATGAAAAATGAAATTACAGGAGTAGTTGGTGTAAACTCTTCTCAAGGAATAATAGGATCTCCTCAACCAACTCCAAGAGCAAAACGAATAATAGAATTAGCTTATGATGAATCAGAGTTAATGGGGTCAACTAGAATTGACGCCGAACACTTACTTTTAGGTATTTGCAGAGAATCAGAAGGAATAGCTTCTCATATTTTAAAAAGATTAGGAATAAAACTTTCAGAAATGAAACAAAAACTTTCTGAACTAATGCTAAAAAGCAACACCGAAGATATAAATTCTTTAAATTCAAATGAAGAATCCGAAGAAAGAATGCGCCAAAAGCAAACAGCTTTAAGGCAATTAGAAGATTTTGGTACAAATTTAACAGAAAAAGCTTGGAAAAACAAATTAGATCCAATAATAGGAAGAAACACAGAAATAAAAAGAGTTATGGAAATTTTAGCCAGAAGAAAAAAGAACAATCCTGTTTTAATTGGCGAAGCTGGAGTTGGAAAAAGTGCTATTATAGAAGGATTAGCTATAAAAATAGCTTCAGGTGATGTACCAGAAATACTAAAAACAAAAACTATTTTTTCATTAGATATAACTTCTCTTGTAGCTGGCACTAAATATCGTGGAGAATTTGAAAAAAGAATGAAAAAATTAATACAAGTTTTAGAAAAAACAGACGACATAATTTTATTTGTAGATGAACTTCATATGATAGTAGAAGCTGGTGCTGCCGAAGGCTCTTCTATGGATGCTGCAAACGTTTTAAAACCGGCTTTAGCTAATGGTACTATTACTTTAATTGGAGCAACTACTTCAAGTGAATATAGAAAATTTATTGAAAAAGATCCTGCACTTGAAAGAAGATTTCAAAAAATATATGTTTCAGAACCAACAATAGATGAAGCTATTGAAATTTTAAATGGAATAAAAATAAAATACGAAGAACATCATAAAGTAAAGTATACAGAAGATGCTATAAAAGCTGCTGTAAATTTGTCTGTAAGATATATTACTGATAGATATTTACCAGATAAAGCAATAGATGTTATAGATGAAGCTGGTGCAAAGTCAAGATTAGCAATATTGACATTAACAAAAAAATTAAAATCAGATCTTTCAAACATTGAACTTCTTGAAAAAGAAAAAGAAATTAATTTATCAAATAATAACTTTGATGAAGTTGAAATATTAAAAAAGAAAATTGAAAAACTCAGAAAAAAATATAACACAGCATATAATAAATGGAGAAAAGATGCAGAAACAAAAATCATAGATATAAGCGAAGAAAATATAGCAGAAGTTATTGCTCATTGGACAGGTGTCCCACTTAAAAAATTAGAAACATCTGAAATGGAAAGATTATTGAATCTTGAAGCAGTTCTTCATGAAAGAGTTGTAGGTCAAGAAGAAGCCATTGTTTCTGTTTCAAAAGCTATAAGACGATCAAGAAGTGGTTTAAAAGATCCAAAAAGACCTACTGGTGTTTTTATGTTCTTAGGTCCTACTGGTGTTGGAAAAACTGAACTTGCAAAAACTTTAGCTGAATATATGTTTGGAAATGATAGTTCTTTAATTAGGATTGATATGAGCGAATACATGGAAAAATTTAATGTTTCAAGATTAGTTGGAGCTCCTCCAGGATATGTAGGGTACGATGAAGGAGGACAATTAACTGAACAAGTTAGACGTAGACCTTATTCTGTTGTTTTACTAGATGAAATAGAAAAAGCTCATCAAGACGTATTTAACATACTTTTACAAATAATGGATGAAGGAAGATTAACTGATTCGCAAGGAAGAACCGTTGATTTTAGAAATACAATAATAATTATGACTTCTAATCTTGGTTCAGAACATATAAACAAATCAAAAAGAACTTTAGGTTTCGTTGAAAATGAATCAGCAGAGCAACAATATAAAGATATAAAAGGTCAAGTTATGTCTGCAATAAAAAAAGAATTTAAACCTGAATTTATAAACAGATTAGATGATGTTGTTGTATTCCATCCTTTAAATAAGGAAGAAATAAAAGATATTATTAAAATACAAATTAAAGAATTATCAAGTAGAATGTCTGAAAATAATATGTCTTTAAAATTAAATGATAAATCTCTTGAATATCTTTTAGAAAAAGGATATGATCCAATTTTTGGTGCAAGACCTTTAAAAAGAGCCATTCAAAAATATTTAGAAGATCCGTTATCAGAAAAAATATTACAAGGGAAATTTAAAGTTGGAGATAAAATAAATGTTTCAGAAAAAAATGGTAAATTAATTTTTAGAAAAACAGTTTCAAAAAGCAAGGTGGCAAAAATTTGA